One segment of Triticum aestivum cultivar Chinese Spring chromosome 2A, IWGSC CS RefSeq v2.1, whole genome shotgun sequence DNA contains the following:
- the LOC123185160 gene encoding ice-structuring protein: protein MDNPPAGDVVNPPAAAAAGNNVADPPPPPPAAAAAADIVADPPLAAAAAAAAANNVANPPAAAGPAAVDARWKKEDKTHAIIILVAAAIALLLVVLLIIHPWKK from the exons ATGGACAATCCTCCGGCCGGCGACGTGGTCAAtcctccggcagcggcggcggcgggcaacaaCGTGgccgatcctcctcctcctcctccggcggcggcagcagcagcagacatCGTAGCCGATCctcctctggcggcggcggcggcagcagcagcagcaaacaACGTGGCCAATCCTCCAGCGGCGGCG GGTCCTGCTGCAGTGGATGCCCGGTGGAAGAAGGAGGACAAGACGCATGCCATCATAATTCTGGTCGCTGCGGCGATCGCTCTGCTTCTTGTGGTGCTGTTGATTATCCATCCGTGGAAGAAGTAG